Part of the Triticum aestivum cultivar Chinese Spring chromosome 4D, IWGSC CS RefSeq v2.1, whole genome shotgun sequence genome is shown below.
TATTTGAACGCTTAGGAGAGGTGGGGCCCACAATGGGTACTTAGTTTtgccccacacacacacacaaaaaaagtcACTGGGTACTCTGTAGAGGCTCTGTTTTCGTTCACCAGGCGAGCGCGAGCATGGGAGGCAATCGGGTTGGCGACCAACCATCCAAGCCGACCTCATCAAAGCACATTCTGCAGGAAAGCGGCCCGGTAGGATGGACCTCTCGCAGTCGCGGAGCGCCGGCAGCGGGTGACATTCTCCGATCAGTTCACCGGCGAGCCCCGAAAAAGCCCGGGCAGCAGTTAGATAGACCGGCTCATCCACCCGGCCACCGTTTCCGAGCTTTTCCCAACAGTTTCCCGTATAAACCCTGCCGCCTCCATCGTCTTCCCCTCGTCGAATCAATCCAATCCACCCCAGTCCAATCCATTCCATTCCATTCCACCTAGAACTACCGACGATGGCTCGGAGCGGGCTCGGGGTGGtcgccgtcctcgtcctcgccgCGACGGCGACCCTGTGCTCGGCGCAGATGACGATGACGATGCCCACCTGCGCGCCGGTGCCGCTCAGCCTGTCCCCGTGCATCGGCTACCTCTTCGGCGCCGGCTCGGCGGCGCTGCCGTCGTGCTGCTCGCAGCTCCAGGCCTTCTTCCAGTCCCAGGGGCCCTGCCTGTGCGCCATGTCCAAGCTCGCGCCCAGCCCCTTCGGCCTCGTCCTCGGCCAGGTCCAGGGCATGATCCCCAACGTGTGCAACCTGCCCACCGACCCGTGCGATGGTGCGTCACCTCGCCTCCCTTCTTTCACCACTACTATACTACAAGAAACAATTTACAGGGTTTTTACTGACGAAaaatgtgatgatgatgcagatgtCTTTGGGGCGAGCAATTCGACGGACGACTCCACCCCGCAGCCAACCGCAAAGGCCGCGTCTCCGGAAGCGGCACCTCCGGCAGCCACTCCCGCCGAGCCTGAGCCAGAGCATGCAGCCACAACGTCGACGACGCCGGAGAGTGCCGGTGCGACTGAAGCTCCCCCGGCAGCAGGTGACGATTCTCCGGCTGTTGCCACGAAGACAGGACAGGTTGCCCCCCAAGGCGCTGGATCAAGCACCGATTCACAGGGGATATCAAAGCTCCCAGAACTGCTGCACGCAGCAGGCGCGCCGAGCTCCGCCGCTGCCACCGTGCTCATCAGTGTGGTTCTTGCCTATGTTTCGGCCATGTTTGTGTAAACCCCCATAGCCATTACCGTGACACCAGCAAATGTATCGATGTACCCTACGGCGCGGTGTAGATTCAGGCCGCGCCCGTGTTACACCATGTTGCAGTGAGAATGTTACAGTTCATGTGTTCGAAGCAAAGCAAAATGTTCTAGGGTTTCAGATCCTGATGGCTCGCGTTGGTTACAACAATGGAATCAGACAATGTTCCGGCAGGAGAATAACACCTACCTGCCATAATTCCCCAATATCCGCACAAGGAAATGGTGAAAAGATGACGACACCATCTCCAACAATGCCGCGGATGAAGTAGCCTAGCACAATGTCACCAGTCTACAGTTAATATGTCAG
Proteins encoded:
- the LOC123095642 gene encoding non-specific lipid transfer protein GPI-anchored 5, which gives rise to MARSGLGVVAVLVLAATATLCSAQMTMTMPTCAPVPLSLSPCIGYLFGAGSAALPSCCSQLQAFFQSQGPCLCAMSKLAPSPFGLVLGQVQGMIPNVCNLPTDPCDDVFGASNSTDDSTPQPTAKAASPEAAPPAATPAEPEPEHAATTSTTPESAGATEAPPAAGDDSPAVATKTGQVAPQGAGSSTDSQGISKLPELLHAAGAPSSAAATVLISVVLAYVSAMFV